The genomic window CAGGGACACTGGACACCTTGGTGGGGGCCCTAGCACTCATCCAGGAGGGGGCACCTTGGATCCTTGGGATGATCCTTCTGGGGGTGTGGTTGCCAGGGCCACCCTGGAGCTGGGGCCATACGGCTGCAGGAAGCACTGCCTAGTGGCCCCGACACCGCCACCTCCCGCCCTAGGCCGCCACACAGCCACCGACTTTGAGACAGGCCTGGGCCCATGGAACCGCTCGGAAGGCTGGTCCCGGAACCACAGCGCTGGTGGTCCTGAGCGCCCCTCCTGGCCACGCCGTGACCACAGCCGGAACAGTGCACAGGGTGAGGCCCACAGGGGACCCGGCCCAGGCCCCGTCCACGTGGCCACAGCCCAGCGGCTGTGGCCCACTCCCGCTGTTTCCCGCAGGCTCCTTCCTGGTCTCTGTGGCCGAGCCTGGCACCCCTGCTATACTCTCCAGCCCGGAATTCCAAGCCTCAGGCGCCTCCAACTGCTCGGTGAGATGGGTGGGGCTCACAGGGCCTCCGTGCTGGCTGCCCAGGTGCAGGGCCCCCAGCCAGCTCTTGGTTCCACAGCTGATCTTCTATCACTACCTGCATGGCTCTGAGGCTGGCTGCCTCCAGCTGTTCCTGCAGACTCTGGGGTCCAGTGCCCCCCAGGCTCCCGTCCTGCTGCGGAGGCGCCGAGGGGAGCTGGGGACTGCGTGGGTCCGAGACCGTGTTGACATCCAGAGCGCCCACCCCTTCCAGGTAGGGAACAGCAAGAGGGTGGGGTCTGGGGAgccaggctgggggcaggggaggggaacCCACAAGGTACCTGCTGTGGGTGGACAGGGACCAGACCCCGGgggaaaataggctgggcacccCCTGAGCCCCTCTGCCCTCAGATCCTCCTGGCCGGGCAGACAGGCCCGGGGGGCGTCGTGGGTCTGGATGACCTCATCCTGTCTGACCACTGCAGACCAGTCCCAGGTGAGCCTGCTGAATCTGCCCTACCCTGCCTTGCCCTGGAGAGGCACAGCACTCCCCATTCCTGCCACCTGACCCAGTTCTGCCCCCACAGAGGTGTCCACCCTGCAgccactgcctcctgggccctgggccccagtcccccagcccctgccGCCCAGCTCACGGCTCCAGGATTCCTGCAAGCAGGGGCATTTTGCCTGCGGGGACCTGTGTGTGCCCCCGGAACAGCTGTGTGACTTCGAGGAGCAGTGCGCAGGGGGCGAGGACGAGCAGGCCTGCGGTAAAGGGGCTCAGCCTCCTGCAGACCTCCTGCTGAGGAGCCAAGGGGGTAGGTGCCGGGGCGGGCTGAGGACTCTGCCATTCAGTGCCCATTGCTGTTTCAGGCACCACAGACTTTGAGTCCCtcgaggctgggggctgggaggacGCCAGCGTGGGGCGGCTGCAGTGGCGGCGTCTCTCAGCCCAGGAGAGCCAGGGGTCCAGTGCAGCTGCTGCTGGTGAGGCCCAAGGCCCAACGCTCAAGCCCCCACCCGGGTGTGAGCAGCATCCTTGGAGGAGTCTCTGCTCTGTCTCTGCACTACAGATGGTCTCTGGATTGGGGATccctgagggacagagtggggCCCTGGATGAGGCTTTGAGCACCTTGCTCTTCCCCTAGGGCACTTCCTGTCTCTGCAGAGGGCCTGGGGGCAGCTGAGCACTGAGGCCCGGGTCCTTACACCCCTCCTTGGCCCTTCTGGCCCCAGCTGTGAACTCCACTTGGCTTACTATTTACAGAGCCAGCCCCGAGGTACCGCCGCCCTCCACAAGCTCCCTGGCCAGCCCCTGGGTGCTCCCTGCACGGTGGGAGGGATCTGGGGTCGGGTGACCCACAGTGCCCCCTGCCCCGCTGGCCAGGTTTCCTGGCACTAGTTGTGGTAGACAACGGCTCCCGGGAGCTGGCATGGCAGGCCCTGAGCAGCAGTGCAGGTGGCTGGAAGGTGGACAAGGTCCTTCTAGGGGCCCGCCGCCGGCCCTTCCAGGTGAGGAGGGCAGCCCAGAGTGGGGGTTCCACTGGAGCGGGCCCTGACTTAATGATCCTCCTCATCCCCCTACCCCATGAAGCTGGAGTTTGTCGGTTTGGTGGACTTGGACGGCCCTGACCAGCAGGGAGCTGGGGTGGACAACGTGACCCTGAGGGACTGTAGCCCCACAGTGACCACCAAGAGAGACAGAGGTTCCTGCTGCCCATCCTCATTCCCACCTGGGTGCTCCCCCCACACCCCTCCAGGGACCCCGGAGCTTCCACCTTCTCAGGGCtctggagggggagggggaaaggtcTGTGaccccacctggccccacccccagaggtCTCCTGTAACTTTGAGCGGGACACATGCAGCTGGTACCCAGGCCACCTCTCAGACACACACTGGCGCTGGGTGGAGAGCCGTGGCCCTGACCATGACCACACCACAGGCCAAGGTAGGACGGGCGCTCAGACCGGGGGTGGCTTTCAGACAGGAGTGGAGCATCTCTGCAGCTCAGCCCCATGCCCCCTACAGGCCACTTTGTGCTCCTGGACCCCACAGACCCCCTGGCCTGGGGCCACAGCGCCCACCTGCTCTCCAGGCCCCAGGTGCCAGCAGCGCCCACGGAGTGTCTAAGCTTCTGGTACTACCTCCATGGACCCCAGATTGGTGAGTGGACCTGGGAGTGGGGCAGGGCCTGTGGGGAGGCCCCCGGAGGTTCAGAGCCCCCCTCTGACACCCATCGAGGCACAGGGCAGAGGTCAGTTATGGACTGGTTCCCTCCCTGCAGGGACTCTGCGCCTGGCCATGAGACGGGAAGGGGAGGAGACACACCTGTGGTCACGGTCGGGCACCCAGGGCAACCGCTGGCATGAGGCCTGGGCCACCCTTTCCCACCAGCCTGGCTCCCGTGCCCAGTACCAGGTGAGGCCTGGCGCCCGGGTGGGAGGACAGGGCAGGACCCCCCGCCAGCTGacaccctccacccccagctgCTGTTCGAGGGCCTCCGGGACGGATACCACGGCACCATGGCGCTAGACGACGTGGCCGTGCGGCCAGGCCCCTGCTGGGCCCCTCATCACTGCTCCTTTGAGGATTCGGACTGCGGCTTCTCCTCGGGAGGCCGGGGTCTTTGGAGGCGCCAGGCCAATGCCTCGGGCCACACAGCCTGGGGCCCCCCAACAGACCACACCACTGAGACAGCCCAAGGTATGGGGGCCTGGCAGGGGCAGGGATTGGGGGGCTGGCCAGGGGCTGGCAGGCTGATGCTGGCACCTCCAGGGCACTACATGGTGGTGGACACCAGCCCAGATGCACTGCCCAGGGGCCAGACGGCCTCCCTGACCTCCAAGGAGTATAGGCCCCCTGCCCAGCCTGCTTGCCTGACCTTCTGGTACCACGGGAGCCTCCATAACCCAGGTGAGGGGCTTAGGGAGCCCACCCCAGTGGGCTCAGGGAAGCTTGGCCTGGTGTCCCCACCAGCCTTGTGCTGAGGCCACTGGGAGCCTCTTGCGCCCGCGAGGCCGGGAGCCTGGGAGCTCAGACCGGGGCCTGCAGGCGCTCTCCCCAGACTGCTGACCGGGGCCGCCCCTGCTGGCAGGCACCCTGCGGGTCCACCTGGAGAAGGGCAGGAAGCACCAGGTGCTCAGCCTCAGTGCCCACGGTGGGCTGGCCTGGCGCCTAGGCAGCGTGGACGTGCAGGCTGAGCAAGCCTGGAGGGTGAGTGCACGGTGgggtgcccctccccctccccctgaGGGCTGCCTGGACCCACTGCGGCTGCCCTGCCCTGCACCCACCAGGTGGTGTTTGAGGCAGTGGCCGCAGGCGTGGCACACTCCTACGTGGCTCTGGATGACCTGCTCCTCCAGGATGGGCCCTGCCCTCGGCCAGGTGGGAACCCTGCTGTGGCCTCGGCCCTGCTCTGGGGTGCCTGCCTAGCCCTCTCCCTTCATGGTAGTGGTGCCTAGGGCTTGGGCCGCAGCACCACTCACCCACCCATGTCCTGCAGGTTCCTGTGATTTTGAGTCTGGCCTGTGCGGCTGgagccacctggcctggcccAGCCTGGGCGGATACAGCTGGGACTGGGGCGGGGGAGCCACCCCCTCTCGTTACCCCCAGCCCCCTGTGGACCACACCCTGGGCACAAAGGCAGGTACGTGCCCACTGGAGCCAGGTGGGGAGGCGACCCAGAGGCCACACACAGCCACCTGGCCTCCTGCTGCCCACCGAGTACACGCCCTATCCAGAGGAGGCCCTGCCCACCCAGCCTCTGCTAGGGCCCTGAGGGCTGGCTCTGCCCATCAGCCGGGCATCAACCTCCTCTTGTTCCCAGGCCACTTTGCTTTCTTTGAAACTGGCGTGCTGGGCCCCGGGGGCCGGGCCGCCTGGCTGCGCAGCGAGCCTCTGCCGGCCACCCCGGCCTCCTGCCTCCGCTTCTGGTACCACGTGGGCTTTCCCGAGCACTTCTGTGAGTCCGGCTGGGCCAACGGGGGCCTGGGCAATGGGGGCAGCAGGGGTCCAGGAGCAGAGGTGGGGAGGtggcctcccaccccacccctggtTAGGTGTGCAGGAGCCCCGGGACCCCAGGCCTGACACGCCCTGGCCCTGCTCTCAGACAAGGGGGAGCTGAGAGTGCTGCTGCGCAGTACCCAGGGCCAGCTGGCTGTGTGGGGCACAGGCGGGCACCGGCGGCACCAGTGGCTGGAGGCCCAGGTGGAGGTGGCCAGCACCAAGGAGTTCCAGGTGAGGCCGGCTGTCCAGGCCAGGAGCTGTCTCCTCCTCCACCCAGGGCCCACACAGACTCCTTTCCTTCCCCATCAGGTTGTGTTTGAAGCCACTCTGGGTGGCCAGCCAGCCCTGGGACCCATTGCCCTGGATGACGTGGAATATCTGGCCGGGCAGCGTTGCCAGCAGCCTGCCCCCAGCCCAGGTGAGCCCTGGGCTGCAGTGGAGGCACGGAAGAGGGCCCAGGGGGCCAGCCCAGCTCAGGGCTTGCCAGGCTTACCAGCGTGTGGCCCCAGGAGCTGCGAGCATGCTGCACCCAGACAGGACAGGAGAGCTGCCAGGCCCACACCCTGTGCCCTCCCCACTCTCTGCCCCACTCATCCCTGGGGCCACTGCCCGAGCTGGGCTGTCCCTGGGGTGCAGTCTCTGGGGCCTGCCCTGCCTGGCTGTGGCCTCTGTGCTCCCTGTGCTCCCACCCAGGGCAAGGTCCATCCTGGAGGAGCTGCCAGTCGGGTCAGGGCAACCACTGACTGCTCTCACTTGGTGAGGGAAAGGATCTCACCTGGGGCCATGAGCCCCACCAAGTCTGCAGACAGCAGCTGCCTGCCTGCCAGGCCCCCTCCTTGTGGTGGCAGAAAAAATACCCTCTGCCTTTGAAATAGGGGTGAACCCCAGGAGCCAGCAGAGGCTGAGGGGACCAGGCAGCCCCAGgcttcctcctcagcctcagaTGTAGGCGCTACACCCGGACACCAGAACTGGGGGCTGCTTTGGAGGGCTCACGTGTCCCTATGGCCCACAGGGGACACAGCCGCACCTGTGTCTGTGCCAACTGCAGTTGGCAGTGCCCTCCTATTGCTCATGCTCCTGGTGCTGCTGGGACTTGGGGGACGGCGCTGGCTACAGAAGAGGGGGAGCTGCCCCTTCCAGAGCAACACAGAGGCCACAGCCCCCGGCTTTGACAACATCCTTTTTAATGCGGTAGGAGTCCCCAGGGATGGGTGGGCAGGAGCCTCTGTGCTCAGCTGTGACCCTGGAGGGTAGGCACTGGCAGGACACAACCCCCCAGGGAGGAGCCCCCACCTGCACAAGGCCCATCCTtgccctccctctcccagccacCACTGTCAAAGCTCCTCCTCCTtccggggtggctcacacctgtaatcccagcactttgggaggtcgaggcaggtggatctcctgaggtcaggagtctgagaccagcctgcccaacatggtgaaacctcttctctactaaaaatacaaaaaattagctgggtgtggtggcaggtgcctgtaatcccagctactcgggaggcaggggttgcagtcagtgagctgagatcatgccattgcactccatcttgggtgacaagagcgaaactacgtctcaggaaagaaagaaaaaaaacactcctcttcctcctcctaggATGGTGTCACCCTCCCGGCATCTGTCACCAGCGATCCGTAGACCACCTCAGACAAGGCCCCGCTTCCTCACGTAACATCCAGCACTTGGTCAGACCCTAGCCGGGGACCGGACACCTGCCCTGCCCAGGCTGGGACAGGCTGCAGGTCTCAGGACATGCCGAGGCCTGGGCGTTCCCTGCCCTGTGCTGACTGTTGCTCTGTGAATAAACACCCCGGCCCATGAGGGCGGCCCAAGCTCCCAGGCTGAAGTCAGTGTGTCCACACTTCACCAGCCAGtgagggtgggggctgcagtgttAAGTGATATGATAGGAGAACATGCTAGGGGCGCCTGCTTGCTTCTGGATGCAGCTCAGGAACCAGAGACAAGGGGACCCTCTCCCACGAGGACACAGACCCACCAGGACAAGGGCCAGGGCAGGGGCTCTGTGTCTAATGAGGACAACAGTGAAACTGACCCACAGCATCAGGAGCGTGCAAAGGAGATGACCCTTAGGGGACACGGTGCACGGGGCAGGCCCGGAGGGAAGAAGTGCCTCAGCTGGGCCCACTCTCTGTGGTACAGGCCTGAGCTGCCCCAGGGACTATGGGTCACAGTGCCCAGGTCACCAGGTGCCCCAGGACTGCAGCTGAGCCCTTCCCTTTGGCTCCCGCGCCTGAGCAGGAGGGTGACCCTGTGAAGCTGTGACCTGGCCTGGGGCACAAGCAGAGGACTCCCGTCCTAACGCAGGGTCAACGTCACTAACCTCAGCTCCCAGAGCTCTGGTCCTCCACGTGGGTGACTCGGGCACAACCCCATGGTGAGGGCCCAGTCTTGTGGCCTCTGAGGCCTGGCTGTGGGTGGCTATCCCCTGGGAGGGTGGCGATACCCAGACCTGTGCAGCCAAGCCCCCTCCTGCCCATAGGAAAGCCCTACCCTGCCTCATGAACTCACATCTGCCCCCAGGAGCCATGCGGTGCTGGAGGGCACAGCACGGCACCCTCGCCAGCCATTGGGCTCCTGTCCGCCCTGGGGACTAAGTCCCAGCAGAGGGTGGCAGTCAGGCATGGCTAGCACCGTCCCTCGTCTTCAGGTGCCGTGGGGCTGACCAGTGCCCGCTGTCCACACAGATGGGCGAAAGGAAATGGCCCTGCAGAGAGACCTTCAGAGCCCCCTGGCAGCCCACTCCCGGGCATCAGTCATGAAAATTCACCGGCCTTTCCCACAACTAGGGGCCTGGGAGCTGAGAGCAGGACCGAATAATCTGGCCCCGGCGCCAAAGGCAGGAAATTTTCCCAGCTTCTCTTTAGAGCTACATCAGAGAAAGCAGCTCCCAGTGACACCGCTCCTCTTCCTTCCGCGCCTCTGGCCTCCACCCCTCACCCTTATATAAGGTGGTGCTcagagctccctgaggcctctgaGCCACAACTGCTACTGGGCAGACACCCCCAGAACAGGAAGGCGGAGTTCTGCACCCTCATCTGAGGAACGCGACGTAGGGAGAAAAACAGTCAGCAGAACCCAACGCTTtgcaaggttttgtttgtttgacagcAGGAATGGGCTGGGGAGGGTCCCCCACGAGCTGGACCCCTTGTTCCGTTTGGCCGTGAGGAGACCCACGGCGGTGCTGGCGGTCAAGGGGAACCGGCAGAACGAGATCAGCTGGAGCGCACTGATTTCGAGGCTTTGTGTTCATTTCGCCCTAGGCCCCTTCTCGATGGGCTTTCCAATGTCCTTTCCCCGGAGCTTGAGGCCTGAAATGAGCCACAGCCACTGGCCACTACAGCGCCAGCTCCCTCCTGCCCCCCACGCTGCCCCTCTTCACCATCTTCCCAGGGAAGGGGGGCCACGCCGCTCCCATTCCTCACTGGGCTCTCAACACACAGGCACTCCTGGACCTCACATCTAATTTTCAAAAGGATGAGTCTGATCATCTTAGACAGCAGAGCATGAATACCCGTCTCCGAAAGAACTGGAGCCAGGGGTCCTCTGCGGAACTGGCTTCCGGCCCCATGCTGACAGGGCCTGGACCGCTGTGCTCAGGCTCAGAGAACCATGGCCAACAGCACGGGCTGACGGGAACTGGCAAGGGGAAGGGAGTGGGATTCCACTGCTCTTGggggtttcctgaggcctgcagAGCCCCCACCACTCCTCAGTCTCTATTGCCTGGAGAAGCAAAGCTCCAGAATTCAGAGAACAGGGGACCCTCAGGGCCATCTTCGTCTCCCGAGTCCCACTCTCACCAACcccagccaggagtggtggcctcCCTGTCCAGCGGACCCGGCGAAGGTGGAGGGACACTCACCGATGGCCCGCTCGATTTTGCCCAGCACCTGGTTATTGGGTATGGCCCGTCCGCTCTCATAGTCCGCGATCACCTGTGGCTTCTCATTGATTTTCTAAAGAGAACATGTGCTTTATACACATCAGCTCCACTAGCACTGCTACGAAACCAGGCACGGAGCGTCGCCTGAGAACACCAGCTTCTGGGGCCCCTGGGGTACGCACCCACACACAGCTGCATTTTGTGCA from Macaca thibetana thibetana isolate TM-01 chromosome 15, ASM2454274v1, whole genome shotgun sequence includes these protein-coding regions:
- the MAMDC4 gene encoding apical endosomal glycoprotein, which translates into the protein MGPASIQGQLLDWLSPDHQASAKGTVRGHGGLCPPHIAEQSPSGHRQHWVGPGRGALHLNSRVSAWGQCRLITAQNFPGTLCGRTGPASSGPTMPLPSHLLPALVLLLVLGRLGWLITLHPGPLAVTLPAARSPGWAWVPSHCRSPGQAACNFVCDCRDCSDEAQCGYRGASPTLGTPFACDFEQDSCGWRDISTSGYSWLRDRAGAALEGPGPHSDHTLGTDLGWYMAVGTHRGKEASTAALRSPTLREAAPSCKLRLWYHVASGDVAELRLEVTHGSETLTLWQSTGPWDPGWQELAVTTGRIRGDFRVTFSATRNATHRGAVALDDLAFWDCGLPTPQASCPLGHHHCQNKVCVEPQQLCDGEDNCGDLSDEDPLTCGRHTATDFETGLGPWNRSEGWSRNHSAGGPERPSWPRRDHSRNSAQGSFLVSVAEPGTPAILSSPEFQASGASNCSLIFYHYLHGSEAGCLQLFLQTLGSSAPQAPVLLRRRRGELGTAWVRDRVDIQSAHPFQILLAGQTGPGGVVGLDDLILSDHCRPVPEVSTLQPLPPGPWAPVPQPLPPSSRLQDSCKQGHFACGDLCVPPEQLCDFEEQCAGGEDEQACGTTDFESLEAGGWEDASVGRLQWRRLSAQESQGSSAAAAGHFLSLQRAWGQLSTEARVLTPLLGPSGPSCELHLAYYLQSQPRGFLALVVVDNGSRELAWQALSSSAGGWKVDKVLLGARRRPFQLEFVGLVDLDGPDQQGAGVDNVTLRDCSPTVTTKRDREVSCNFERDTCSWYPGHLSDTHWRWVESRGPDHDHTTGQGHFVLLDPTDPLAWGHSAHLLSRPQVPAAPTECLSFWYYLHGPQIGTLRLAMRREGEETHLWSRSGTQGNRWHEAWATLSHQPGSRAQYQLLFEGLRDGYHGTMALDDVAVRPGPCWAPHHCSFEDSDCGFSSGGRGLWRRQANASGHTAWGPPTDHTTETAQGHYMVVDTSPDALPRGQTASLTSKEYRPPAQPACLTFWYHGSLHNPGTLRVHLEKGRKHQVLSLSAHGGLAWRLGSVDVQAEQAWRVVFEAVAAGVAHSYVALDDLLLQDGPCPRPGSCDFESGLCGWSHLAWPSLGGYSWDWGGGATPSRYPQPPVDHTLGTKAGHFAFFETGVLGPGGRAAWLRSEPLPATPASCLRFWYHVGFPEHFYKGELRVLLRSTQGQLAVWGTGGHRRHQWLEAQVEVASTKEFQVVFEATLGGQPALGPIALDDVEYLAGQRCQQPAPSPGDTAAPVSVPTAVGSALLLLMLLVLLGLGGRRWLQKRGSCPFQSNTEATAPGFDNILFNADGVTLPASVTSDP